In a genomic window of Akkermansiaceae bacterium:
- a CDS encoding ABC transporter permease: MLKIVRHLFTPWAWRMAWRDSRAVRWRLLLFSASIVFGVAALVTIGSLRQNLNDAVGSQAKSLLGADLMVSSRQPYTGETKSLFADIASNGGEQASEVSFSTMLRVGSSPSPKLVSLRGLDASFPFYGKIVTSPADAWARVQQSPGVIVEASFLRKMNAKLGDLAKLGDLELPVVGVLEQAPPSASGFAAFSPTVLTSLDVIDQSNLTGSKSLVFYRTYFKLPKSVDAGKWVNKNAAVLEQQRLTHTTSEKRSENIEKAIDRLYIFFNLIGFSALFLGGIGVAGAIHIHVSERLQSVATLRCLGCSSAQAFAVYLAQSIAMGIAGTLGGVLVGSGFVYFLGLVISSLPPGTLPFAVDVVPAWFEVGKAAAVGVMICVCFALLPLLAVRRVSPLAALRREQVSMRKPARDPLRWLVIFGLFVFALLLTWLDNGGADHGWKTSLGYIGFLAFAFVFLSVIGKLLRWFTKLIARPSWPFVIRQGVASLHRPNNQTGLFMVSIGLGVFLIFTLLLMQNILLQWLDPVRMGDKPNLFLVDIPPEEKQAVEQLIADSGVILLGNAPIVQMRLTEIKGRPVAGLIGKPAEGERPIPKWILRREFRSTFREALSDSEELVAGEWVGTAKGLQESDVIPVSFERKLASDLGLQLGDEVTVSIEGFGVTRKLRVASLREVDWRSMNLNFFIVFPQGTIDEYVSFDVLAAHSPDDDSTANLQQAMFKKLPYVNTIDLSLILKTVQSILTTAGKTVQIMALFTVVTGAIVLVASILAGRRIRIRESVLLRTLGATRKQISSILAVEYALLALMATIAGSILALTASVLLGRAVFEGDPYHIPWGLLATGIGFVVAITVFLGMLLSRGISSHPPLQILRSEGAS, translated from the coding sequence ATGCTGAAAATAGTACGACATCTCTTTACCCCCTGGGCCTGGCGGATGGCTTGGCGGGATAGCCGTGCCGTGCGTTGGCGACTGTTGCTTTTCTCCGCATCGATCGTGTTTGGCGTAGCCGCCTTGGTAACGATCGGATCGCTGCGACAAAACCTGAACGACGCGGTAGGTTCACAGGCCAAGTCGCTGTTAGGTGCCGATTTGATGGTGTCATCACGCCAGCCCTACACCGGGGAAACGAAGTCGCTGTTTGCAGACATAGCCAGCAACGGCGGTGAGCAGGCCAGTGAGGTTTCATTTTCAACGATGTTGCGTGTAGGAAGTTCCCCGTCGCCTAAGTTGGTGAGCCTGCGTGGTCTGGATGCTTCGTTTCCTTTTTATGGAAAGATCGTCACCAGTCCTGCGGACGCCTGGGCTAGGGTGCAGCAATCGCCGGGGGTGATTGTGGAGGCATCGTTCCTCAGGAAAATGAATGCCAAGCTTGGTGATCTGGCAAAGCTTGGTGATCTGGAGTTACCGGTGGTCGGGGTGTTGGAACAAGCGCCACCATCGGCCTCGGGCTTCGCGGCATTCTCACCGACGGTGCTGACGTCATTGGATGTGATCGACCAATCCAATCTTACGGGCAGCAAGAGCCTGGTCTTTTACAGAACCTATTTCAAACTCCCCAAGTCAGTGGATGCCGGGAAATGGGTGAACAAAAATGCCGCCGTACTCGAGCAACAACGGTTAACCCACACGACCTCCGAGAAGCGGAGTGAGAATATTGAAAAGGCGATCGACCGACTCTACATTTTTTTTAACCTGATCGGTTTTAGTGCGCTGTTCCTTGGCGGGATCGGAGTTGCGGGGGCGATACACATCCATGTGTCGGAGCGACTGCAAAGTGTCGCGACCTTGCGTTGCCTCGGTTGCTCATCGGCGCAGGCATTTGCCGTCTATCTTGCGCAGAGTATTGCCATGGGCATTGCTGGAACCCTGGGCGGTGTATTGGTGGGTAGTGGTTTTGTGTATTTTCTGGGACTGGTCATTTCCAGTTTGCCACCGGGCACACTTCCCTTTGCTGTGGATGTGGTGCCAGCCTGGTTTGAAGTTGGCAAAGCGGCAGCCGTTGGTGTGATGATCTGTGTTTGTTTCGCCTTGTTGCCTCTACTGGCAGTCAGGCGGGTCAGCCCGCTTGCGGCATTGCGTCGCGAGCAAGTCAGCATGCGAAAACCAGCCCGCGACCCACTCCGTTGGCTTGTTATTTTTGGCTTGTTTGTCTTTGCGTTGCTGCTGACGTGGTTGGATAACGGGGGGGCAGACCATGGATGGAAAACCTCGCTCGGATACATCGGGTTCCTGGCGTTTGCCTTTGTGTTTTTAAGCGTCATCGGCAAATTACTTCGCTGGTTTACAAAACTCATCGCGCGGCCGTCATGGCCGTTTGTAATCCGACAAGGTGTAGCCAGTTTGCACCGACCTAACAACCAGACCGGCTTGTTTATGGTTTCCATCGGTTTGGGAGTGTTCCTCATATTTACACTGCTACTGATGCAAAACATCCTTTTGCAGTGGCTCGACCCGGTGAGGATGGGGGATAAACCCAATCTGTTTCTCGTCGATATTCCACCAGAGGAAAAACAAGCCGTTGAACAGTTGATTGCCGACAGTGGGGTCATACTTCTCGGTAATGCGCCGATTGTCCAGATGCGACTAACGGAGATCAAGGGTCGGCCTGTCGCCGGACTCATTGGTAAACCCGCGGAGGGAGAACGGCCCATCCCCAAGTGGATCCTGCGGCGTGAGTTTCGTTCCACGTTTCGCGAAGCATTATCGGATAGCGAGGAACTCGTTGCCGGCGAGTGGGTAGGAACCGCCAAAGGACTACAGGAGAGCGATGTCATTCCCGTTAGTTTTGAACGAAAACTAGCATCCGATCTCGGCCTGCAACTGGGTGACGAGGTGACTGTTTCCATCGAGGGTTTCGGAGTGACACGCAAACTGCGTGTCGCCAGTTTACGTGAAGTAGACTGGCGGAGCATGAATCTGAATTTCTTTATCGTATTTCCGCAAGGCACAATCGACGAATACGTCTCATTCGACGTACTTGCCGCCCATTCGCCGGATGATGATTCGACAGCTAACCTCCAGCAGGCGATGTTTAAAAAACTGCCTTACGTAAACACCATTGATCTAAGTTTGATCCTGAAAACAGTGCAGTCGATTCTGACCACCGCTGGCAAGACGGTTCAGATTATGGCACTATTTACTGTCGTTACCGGTGCTATCGTATTGGTGGCGTCGATTCTAGCAGGTCGGCGAATCAGGATACGCGAAAGTGTCCTGCTGCGCACACTCGGGGCGACGAGGAAACAAATATCCTCCATCCTTGCCGTCGAGTATGCGTTGCTTGCATTAATGGCCACGATAGCTGGATCTATTCTCGCCCTCACCGCCAGCGTTTTGCTAGGTCGTGCGGTATTCGAGGGTGATCCATATCACATCCCCTGGGGTTTATTGGCTACCGGCATAGGCTTCGTTGTAGCTATCACCGTATTCCTTGGAATGTTGTTGAGTCGAGGAATATCCAGTCACCCCCCCTTACAGATCTTGCGTTCTGAAGGGGCTAGCTAA
- a CDS encoding multidrug efflux RND transporter permease subunit, with protein MKNFAYFFIDRPRFATVVSLIITLVGFLAFRSLQVAQFPEITPPTVVVRAALPGANPDVLANTIAAPIEQEVNGVEGMIYMNSQSTADGVYQLTVSFEPGTDLNEAQVLVQNRVSTAEPKLPSQTRSIGVTVEKSSPDLMMVVQMYSPDDTFDMAYVSNYALLQVRDELRRIEGVGEVRLFGGREYSMRIWLNPERMDFYKLTSNEVVAALRQQNVQVAAGIIGQEPQPDKVSLQLNVTTTGRLTELEEFENIIVKNSPDGRLVHLKDLARVELGSLDYNVNAYLGESRTVAIPIFQQPGSNALETAEAIRKTMDELSRDFPEGLTYSIDYDPTVFIDRSIDAVFDTLFEAVLLVVLVMIVFLQSWRAAIIPLLAIPVSLIGTFAVMQGLGFSINNLTLFGLVLAIGIVVDDAIVVVENIDRNLEDGLPPREATRKAMKEVSGALFATALVLMAVFIPTVFIDGITGQFFRQFAVTVATSTFISMIVSLSLSPALGVLILRADNKKSDAVSRVINFLFGWLFNAFNWLFDRITGSYGWIVRKTLRMALLMLLIYGALMATAYMGFKRVPGGFIPTQDQGYSIVAVQLPAGTPLQKTDQVARDLVKDLLKVKGMKNTVAFAGFNGATFSNAPNAVVIFTVFDDFADRKTADLTADAIRARLQQTAMKQDALAFVIPPPTVRGLGTGGGFKMEIQDRAGLGYTALEQATWQLAFAAMADDTIAQAFTPYTSASPQLFADIDREKAQMLGVSPGEIFSTLETQLGSSFVNELNLYGRTFRVTAQADAPYRNQETDITALKVRNNKGDMVPMGSFTTVSSVTGPDRVVRHNLYSSADLLGTPTPGVSTGQALAKMEQIARQVLPPGISYEWTELAYQEKKSGTSPVVLFTLSVVFVFLLLAAQYESWGLPLAVILTVPLCLSGAIWGVHLRGMDNNILTQIGIVVLIALASKNAILIIEFAKQLEDQGRDRFEAALQAAKLRFRPIVMTSFAFILGVVPLALATGAGAEMRQALGTVVFAGMLAVTMFGVFFAPLFYVIVRKWVKE; from the coding sequence ATGAAAAACTTCGCCTATTTCTTTATCGACCGTCCGCGCTTTGCCACGGTCGTCTCACTGATCATCACCCTGGTGGGCTTTCTTGCCTTCCGTAGTCTGCAGGTGGCCCAGTTTCCCGAGATCACACCGCCGACGGTGGTGGTGCGCGCGGCTCTTCCCGGCGCCAACCCCGACGTCCTCGCCAATACCATCGCCGCACCCATCGAGCAGGAGGTCAACGGTGTGGAGGGTATGATCTACATGAACTCCCAGAGCACCGCCGATGGTGTCTATCAACTCACCGTCAGCTTCGAACCGGGCACCGATCTGAACGAAGCCCAGGTGCTGGTGCAAAACCGGGTGTCGACGGCGGAGCCGAAACTGCCCAGCCAGACCCGCAGCATCGGGGTGACCGTGGAAAAATCCTCACCGGACCTGATGATGGTGGTCCAGATGTACTCACCGGATGATACCTTCGACATGGCCTACGTGTCGAACTACGCGCTACTGCAAGTACGGGACGAACTCCGGCGCATCGAGGGAGTCGGGGAAGTGCGCCTGTTCGGTGGCCGAGAGTATTCGATGCGCATCTGGCTCAACCCGGAGCGGATGGACTTTTACAAACTGACCTCCAACGAAGTGGTCGCCGCCCTGCGCCAGCAGAACGTCCAGGTGGCTGCAGGTATCATCGGTCAGGAGCCGCAGCCGGACAAGGTTTCGCTCCAGCTCAACGTCACCACCACCGGTCGACTGACCGAGCTGGAGGAATTTGAAAATATCATCGTCAAAAACTCACCGGACGGACGTCTGGTGCACCTCAAGGATCTGGCACGGGTGGAGCTCGGCTCGCTCGACTACAACGTCAACGCCTACCTCGGCGAGTCCCGCACGGTGGCCATCCCCATTTTCCAACAGCCCGGCTCCAATGCCCTGGAAACCGCCGAGGCCATCCGCAAAACCATGGATGAGCTGTCCAGGGATTTTCCCGAGGGGCTCACCTACAGCATCGACTACGACCCCACCGTATTCATCGACCGGTCGATTGATGCGGTGTTCGACACCCTGTTTGAAGCCGTGTTGCTGGTGGTGCTGGTCATGATTGTCTTCCTGCAGTCGTGGCGTGCCGCGATCATCCCGCTGCTGGCCATCCCGGTGTCGCTGATCGGTACCTTCGCGGTGATGCAGGGGCTCGGGTTCTCGATCAACAACCTGACACTTTTCGGACTCGTACTCGCCATTGGTATCGTGGTGGATGACGCCATCGTGGTGGTGGAAAACATCGACCGCAACCTGGAGGACGGACTGCCGCCGCGCGAGGCCACCCGGAAGGCCATGAAGGAGGTCTCCGGCGCCCTGTTCGCCACCGCGCTGGTGCTGATGGCGGTCTTTATCCCGACGGTTTTCATCGACGGCATCACCGGTCAGTTCTTCCGCCAGTTCGCCGTTACCGTCGCTACCTCCACCTTCATCTCGATGATCGTTTCGCTGTCGCTGTCGCCGGCGCTCGGTGTGCTGATTCTGCGTGCCGACAATAAAAAATCCGACGCCGTCTCACGTGTCATCAATTTCCTCTTCGGCTGGTTGTTCAACGCGTTCAACTGGTTGTTCGACCGGATCACCGGCAGCTATGGCTGGATTGTTAGAAAAACCCTGCGTATGGCGCTGCTGATGCTACTCATCTACGGCGCGCTGATGGCGACCGCCTACATGGGCTTCAAACGGGTCCCCGGTGGATTCATCCCGACGCAGGACCAGGGTTACTCGATTGTTGCCGTGCAGCTCCCGGCTGGCACTCCGTTGCAGAAAACCGATCAGGTCGCCCGCGACCTGGTCAAGGACCTGCTCAAGGTCAAGGGTATGAAAAACACCGTCGCCTTCGCCGGTTTTAACGGTGCCACCTTTTCCAACGCACCCAATGCCGTGGTGATCTTCACCGTCTTTGATGACTTCGCCGACCGTAAGACCGCCGACCTGACAGCCGACGCGATCCGGGCACGGCTGCAGCAAACCGCGATGAAGCAGGACGCCCTGGCATTTGTCATCCCGCCACCCACCGTACGCGGACTCGGTACCGGTGGTGGTTTCAAAATGGAGATCCAAGACCGGGCAGGTCTCGGCTACACGGCGTTGGAACAGGCGACCTGGCAGCTTGCCTTCGCCGCCATGGCGGATGACACCATCGCCCAGGCATTCACCCCCTACACCTCCGCCTCACCCCAGTTGTTTGCCGATATCGACCGGGAAAAAGCCCAGATGCTCGGCGTGTCGCCGGGTGAGATTTTCTCCACCCTGGAAACCCAGCTGGGTTCCTCCTTTGTCAATGAACTCAACCTCTATGGCAGGACGTTCAGGGTGACAGCTCAGGCTGATGCGCCTTACCGCAACCAGGAAACCGACATCACAGCGCTCAAAGTCCGTAACAACAAGGGTGACATGGTGCCGATGGGGTCGTTTACCACCGTCAGCAGCGTGACCGGTCCCGACCGGGTGGTGCGGCACAACCTCTATTCATCCGCCGACCTGTTAGGAACCCCGACGCCCGGGGTGTCGACCGGACAGGCACTCGCTAAAATGGAGCAAATCGCGCGGCAGGTGCTGCCTCCAGGCATATCCTACGAGTGGACCGAGCTCGCCTATCAGGAGAAAAAATCCGGCACCAGCCCGGTGGTTCTATTCACGCTTTCCGTGGTTTTTGTTTTCCTCCTGCTGGCTGCCCAGTACGAGTCGTGGGGCCTGCCGCTGGCGGTTATCCTGACCGTTCCCCTCTGTCTTTCCGGAGCCATCTGGGGGGTGCATCTCAGGGGGATGGACAACAACATCCTGACCCAGATCGGAATTGTGGTTCTGATCGCGCTGGCATCCAAGAACGCGATTCTGATCATTGAGTTTGCCAAGCAGTTAGAGGACCAGGGACGGGACAGGTTTGAGGCCGCGTTACAGGCAGCGAAGCTCCGGTTCCGACCCATCGTCATGACCTCCTTCGCCTTCATCCTGGGTGTGGTACCACTGGCGCTCGCCACTGGCGCTGGTGCGGAAATGCGACAGGCGCTTGGCACCGTGGTCTTTGCCGGCATGCTCGCGGTCACGATGTTCGGCGTGTTTTTCGCACCCCTCTTTTACGTTATAGTTAGAAAATGGGTCAAGGAATAG
- a CDS encoding arylesterase: MMVLFTGTTIAREIKKIVFLGDSITAGYGLEKEEAYPAVISQLAAADGKKIQIVNAGLSGDTTSGGLRRIRVIARQPLDILVIALGGNDGLRGIAPKVSQVNLERIIDVVREKQPDARILVAGMQMPDNMGKEYIDAFRKVFADVAQKKNVLALPFLLEGVAADKSLNLPDGIHPNAKGQAIVAAHVYKALAPLLK, from the coding sequence ATGATGGTGCTTTTCACTGGCACCACGATTGCCCGGGAAATAAAAAAGATCGTCTTTCTTGGCGACAGCATCACGGCGGGTTATGGACTGGAAAAAGAGGAAGCCTACCCAGCGGTCATCAGTCAACTCGCTGCCGCTGATGGCAAAAAAATTCAGATCGTCAATGCCGGATTAAGTGGCGACACCACCAGTGGCGGTCTGCGCAGAATCCGGGTGATCGCCAGGCAGCCCCTCGATATTCTCGTCATCGCCCTTGGCGGCAACGACGGCCTCCGCGGCATCGCCCCCAAGGTGAGCCAGGTGAACCTTGAGCGCATCATCGACGTTGTCAGAGAGAAACAACCCGATGCCCGGATTCTCGTCGCCGGTATGCAAATGCCGGATAACATGGGCAAGGAATACATCGATGCCTTCCGTAAGGTTTTTGCCGATGTGGCGCAAAAGAAAAATGTCCTCGCGCTACCGTTTTTGCTAGAGGGGGTAGCTGCCGACAAGTCGCTTAATCTGCCCGACGGAATTCATCCCAATGCAAAAGGTCAAGCAATCGTTGCGGCGCATGTTTATAAAGCATTGGCTCCGCTGCTTAAATAG
- a CDS encoding efflux RND transporter periplasmic adaptor subunit, whose amino-acid sequence MKLSISTLTTIAVTAAAVTLVSCKGKKEEQQNAGAQGLMPVPVASPVKKSVTLTEVYTGRFEATEKVEVRSRVSGYIDQIHFKEGQLIKQGEPMFSIDPSIFDADLANARARVTQVETAIKLADSNLRRAASLVKNNAISREEFDVRQAEHDKAKADLKSAEAQLRRAALNREFADIAAPISGIAGKHQITRGNYINGGNAGAQVLTTIIPQNPIDVYFEMNERQVLEFKRLAQDAVAKGAGRQRLAVEIAVSDSDKFEYSGVIDYTENALDPSTATMRMRARVNNDSGLLTPGLFAKVRMPVGGQRDLILVKESALGFDQDKRYAWVLQKDNTLARAYVQVGSAQGDMRVVRSGLAPSDKIAIGRIQFLRPKVPVNPMPAPMETPTQTAADTGK is encoded by the coding sequence ATGAAACTTTCCATTTCCACACTCACCACCATTGCCGTCACCGCGGCTGCCGTTACCCTGGTATCCTGCAAAGGTAAAAAAGAGGAGCAGCAGAACGCGGGAGCGCAGGGTCTCATGCCGGTGCCGGTCGCGTCGCCCGTGAAAAAATCCGTCACCCTGACCGAAGTCTACACCGGTCGCTTTGAGGCCACCGAGAAAGTCGAGGTCCGCTCACGCGTCTCCGGCTACATCGATCAAATCCATTTCAAGGAAGGCCAGCTGATCAAACAGGGTGAACCGATGTTTTCCATCGACCCCTCGATCTTTGACGCCGACCTCGCCAATGCCAGGGCACGGGTCACCCAGGTGGAGACCGCGATCAAACTCGCCGACTCCAACCTCCGGCGGGCAGCGTCACTGGTGAAAAACAATGCCATTTCACGTGAGGAGTTCGATGTGCGCCAGGCTGAGCATGACAAGGCGAAGGCCGACCTCAAGTCTGCCGAGGCCCAGCTTCGCCGCGCCGCGCTCAACCGGGAGTTTGCGGATATCGCGGCTCCCATTTCCGGGATTGCCGGCAAACACCAGATCACCCGCGGCAACTACATCAATGGCGGCAACGCCGGTGCCCAGGTGCTGACCACCATCATCCCGCAGAACCCGATCGACGTTTACTTCGAAATGAACGAGCGGCAGGTGCTTGAGTTCAAACGGCTCGCACAGGATGCCGTGGCGAAGGGGGCCGGCAGGCAACGACTCGCCGTCGAGATCGCGGTGTCGGATTCAGACAAGTTCGAGTACAGCGGTGTGATCGACTACACGGAAAACGCACTCGACCCGTCCACCGCCACCATGCGGATGCGTGCACGGGTCAACAACGACAGCGGACTTCTAACACCCGGCCTTTTTGCCAAGGTCAGGATGCCGGTGGGAGGCCAGCGCGACCTCATCCTTGTCAAGGAATCGGCGCTCGGGTTCGACCAGGACAAACGCTATGCATGGGTGCTGCAAAAGGACAACACACTGGCCCGCGCATACGTTCAGGTCGGCAGTGCCCAGGGAGATATGCGCGTGGTTAGATCCGGCTTGGCGCCCAGCGACAAAATTGCGATCGGCCGTATCCAGTTCCTGCGCCCCAAGGTGCCGGTGAACCCGATGCCGGCCCCGATGGAAACCCCGACCCAGACAGCTGCCGATACCGGTAAGTAG
- a CDS encoding SDR family oxidoreductase, giving the protein MKKRIIWLTGCTSGLGRALVDEFSAAGHTVAGCGRRQELIRDLLNEFPEPHYFEAIDVSSDTATAGFCKHALAVTGPPDLLINNAAIVNEPAPLWQIATGDFDRLIAINISGTANMIRHCVPIMEENGGVIVNLSSGWGRSTSPEVAPYCASKWAIEGLTQALAQELPPGLAAVALNPGIIDTRMLRTCWGDGASHYPDAKQWATTAAPFLLGIGPGNNADSLTAP; this is encoded by the coding sequence ATGAAAAAGAGAATCATCTGGCTGACCGGTTGCACCTCGGGTCTGGGCCGCGCCCTGGTGGATGAGTTTTCCGCCGCCGGACACACTGTGGCAGGTTGTGGAAGGCGGCAGGAGCTGATCCGCGACCTGCTGAACGAGTTTCCGGAACCCCATTATTTTGAAGCCATAGACGTTTCATCCGATACCGCGACTGCCGGTTTCTGCAAGCATGCACTCGCTGTCACCGGCCCTCCCGACCTGCTGATCAACAACGCCGCCATCGTCAACGAGCCTGCACCGCTGTGGCAGATTGCTACCGGGGATTTTGACCGTCTGATCGCCATCAATATCAGCGGCACCGCCAACATGATCCGCCATTGCGTGCCGATCATGGAGGAAAATGGAGGCGTCATCGTGAATCTGTCGTCGGGCTGGGGAAGATCAACCTCCCCCGAAGTCGCACCGTATTGCGCGAGCAAATGGGCGATCGAAGGTCTGACCCAGGCGCTGGCACAGGAACTGCCACCCGGCCTGGCAGCCGTCGCCCTGAACCCCGGCATTATCGACACACGTATGCTTCGGACCTGTTGGGGAGATGGTGCGTCACACTATCCTGACGCCAAACAATGGGCCACTACCGCAGCTCCATTTCTACTAGGTATCGGGCCTGGCAACAATGCAGATTCTCTTACAGCTCCGTAA
- a CDS encoding ABC transporter ATP-binding protein — MTTNDKHSILRTCELTKTYPSGGHELTVLDRVSIDVPQGATAAIVGPSGSGKTTLLGLCAGLDRATSGTVALAGKDISAFDEDARAKLRSESIGFIFQNFQLMPTLTALENVLVPGELSGNQNGTLTDRAAELLDRVGLGERMKHYPSQLSGGEQQRVAIARAFIHQPKILFADEPTGNLDEEASHVVEGMLFDLNRELGTALVVVTHDLELAEKASLVFRLKGGRLVE; from the coding sequence ATGACAACAAACGACAAGCATTCGATACTCAGGACCTGTGAACTGACGAAAACCTACCCAAGCGGCGGTCATGAGCTGACGGTGCTCGACCGCGTTAGCATCGATGTCCCACAAGGGGCGACGGCGGCAATCGTGGGGCCATCGGGCAGTGGGAAAACAACGCTCCTCGGTCTCTGCGCTGGCCTTGACCGCGCCACAAGCGGTACGGTGGCACTCGCTGGCAAGGATATTTCCGCTTTTGACGAAGACGCCCGGGCGAAACTGCGTAGTGAGTCGATCGGTTTTATTTTCCAGAATTTCCAACTGATGCCAACACTGACAGCGCTGGAAAACGTGCTGGTTCCCGGTGAACTCAGCGGAAACCAGAATGGCACATTGACGGATCGGGCGGCAGAGCTGCTGGATCGTGTCGGTCTGGGTGAAAGGATGAAACATTACCCCAGCCAGCTCTCTGGTGGCGAGCAGCAGCGTGTCGCGATTGCGCGCGCGTTTATCCATCAGCCGAAGATCCTGTTTGCGGATGAACCGACCGGAAACCTCGACGAGGAAGCCAGTCATGTAGTTGAGGGAATGTTGTTTGATTTGAACCGAGAACTGGGCACCGCGCTCGTGGTAGTGACACACGATCTTGAATTGGCCGAGAAGGCGTCGTTGGTATTCCGTCTGAAGGGGGGCAGGTTGGTTGAATGA
- a CDS encoding efflux transporter outer membrane subunit — protein MQATKPIFIAATALAIVGCAPVGPDYVKPEFRPSQQYKSSTSSHFGVSSSWWQSFRDPELNRLQGQLLAQNLDLAAAHARRKQALAQLGITASAVYPQLNATGSATRHKSSQAGLSGSQLSEYYSLYDVGGYLSYEMDLWGRVRRLVEAGKADAEAAGFAVADARVSLQTQLARQYFALRFLDEEISILAQAVETRKVSVKITNERHQAGLTSELDTARAKSELANARADLLALKGPRATLENSIAVLLGQQPSAFRIRSRSSRAYLPTVPAGVPAALLYRRPDVAVAERKVAAATARIGLAEAERYPKFSLTGSAGSNAVSSKNFLGWSSQFFSIGPSVSVPLFQGKRIKSGILLSQAQREEALANYQKTVLSAIADVESAVASLQALKGEASARHSAVEASARTLELSSVRYKEGATNYLDVADAQRSKLSAQRAAVRTRGQQFGATIQLIQALGGGFSRGK, from the coding sequence ATGCAAGCGACCAAACCAATTTTCATAGCAGCAACAGCACTCGCCATCGTCGGCTGTGCGCCAGTTGGACCCGATTACGTCAAACCGGAGTTCCGGCCGTCACAGCAGTATAAATCGAGCACCAGCAGTCATTTTGGTGTTTCGAGCTCGTGGTGGCAGTCTTTCCGCGACCCCGAGCTCAACCGCTTGCAGGGCCAGCTGCTCGCACAGAACCTTGACCTTGCCGCTGCCCATGCCCGCAGGAAGCAGGCACTCGCCCAGCTCGGCATCACCGCATCCGCGGTATACCCCCAACTGAATGCCACCGGCTCGGCGACGCGGCATAAGAGCAGCCAGGCCGGACTCAGCGGCAGCCAGCTGAGCGAGTATTATTCACTCTATGACGTGGGTGGCTATCTTTCCTATGAAATGGACCTGTGGGGCCGGGTCCGCCGACTCGTGGAAGCGGGTAAGGCGGATGCCGAGGCAGCTGGATTCGCGGTGGCGGACGCACGGGTGTCGCTGCAGACACAGCTTGCCCGACAGTACTTCGCGCTGCGCTTCCTCGACGAGGAAATATCCATCCTCGCCCAAGCGGTGGAGACGCGCAAGGTCAGCGTGAAAATCACCAACGAGCGACACCAGGCCGGACTGACGTCCGAGCTCGACACCGCACGCGCCAAGTCGGAGCTTGCCAATGCACGGGCTGACCTGCTTGCGCTCAAGGGACCGCGCGCCACCTTGGAAAACTCAATCGCCGTCCTGCTCGGCCAGCAGCCGTCGGCATTCCGTATCCGCTCCCGCAGCTCCCGGGCCTACCTGCCCACCGTCCCTGCTGGAGTTCCAGCGGCACTGCTCTACCGCAGGCCGGATGTCGCCGTCGCCGAGCGCAAAGTGGCAGCGGCCACGGCACGGATCGGTCTGGCTGAAGCGGAACGCTACCCGAAGTTCTCACTAACTGGCAGCGCCGGCAGCAATGCGGTCTCCAGTAAAAACTTCCTCGGCTGGTCGAGCCAGTTTTTCTCGATCGGACCATCCGTCTCCGTACCGTTGTTCCAGGGCAAGCGTATCAAATCCGGTATTCTGCTCTCCCAGGCACAGCGTGAGGAGGCACTGGCAAACTACCAGAAAACCGTGCTGAGCGCGATCGCCGACGTCGAGAGTGCCGTGGCCAGCCTGCAAGCTCTCAAGGGTGAGGCCAGCGCCCGTCATAGCGCGGTCGAGGCCAGCGCGCGGACGCTCGAGCTTTCCTCCGTGCGCTACAAGGAGGGTGCCACCAACTACCTCGATGTTGCTGATGCCCAGCGCAGCAAACTCAGTGCGCAACGGGCGGCGGTGCGGACACGCGGCCAGCAGTTCGGGGCGACGATCCAACTCATCCAGGCGCTCGGCGGAGGTTTCAGCAGAGGCAAGTAA
- a CDS encoding TetR/AcrR family transcriptional regulator has product MSEPSTTKERILDDAEELLLEKSLESVSLNEILKAVNTPKGCFYHHFASKEEFGVELIQHYVKETLASFSDILLNRELEPNARLRILSNYEMAIARFIANEGKPVCLLMKLTSESGFSSPAMREQISRAYPQINRLLEGVVQEGIDNGQIDARQSAAETTEILSSLWTGAFRQAYFHRKSTLLRTVLGFTADVVIPAKAAE; this is encoded by the coding sequence ATGAGTGAACCCAGCACAACCAAGGAGCGCATTCTCGACGATGCGGAGGAGTTACTGCTCGAAAAGAGTCTGGAATCGGTCAGTCTGAACGAGATCCTCAAGGCGGTGAACACGCCGAAGGGTTGTTTTTACCACCACTTTGCCTCCAAGGAGGAGTTTGGCGTGGAGTTGATCCAGCATTATGTCAAGGAGACCCTTGCCTCGTTCAGCGACATCCTTCTCAATCGGGAGCTGGAGCCCAACGCACGCCTCAGAATCCTGAGTAATTACGAGATGGCAATCGCAAGATTCATCGCCAACGAAGGCAAACCGGTGTGTTTACTGATGAAACTCACCTCGGAGTCGGGGTTCAGCAGTCCGGCGATGCGCGAGCAAATCTCCCGTGCCTACCCGCAGATCAACCGGTTGCTTGAGGGGGTGGTGCAGGAGGGCATCGACAACGGCCAGATCGACGCCAGGCAATCCGCAGCCGAAACCACCGAGATCCTGTCGTCACTCTGGACCGGAGCTTTCAGACAAGCCTATTTCCACCGGAAATCGACCCTGCTACGCACGGTGCTCGGATTCACCGCCGATGTGGTCATCCCCGCCAAGGCAGCGGAATAA